One Anopheles marshallii chromosome 3, idAnoMarsDA_429_01, whole genome shotgun sequence genomic region harbors:
- the LOC128714406 gene encoding proton-coupled zinc antiporter SLC30A2-like yields MTTYIEVNIHSEPEDDDHDMTDLELQQYTSRQHLLQSITSLSNPACLFTTASSKSSTETYGKAEKRKLMWATLFTVVFMTAEFVGGYLSGSLAIMTDAAHLLSDCISFVIAIISIWMSNRPADARMSFGYRRVEVLGALLSIFGIWALTAVLVVMSANRLIEGNYEIDADTMIIVAILGVVMNIATAFILHGSCSVVAHGHSHGHGHSHGHGHSHGHSHGHSHISRARSKTPQLTMARLSLSRSCSPLPRMLRTQSCDEKKCEKLEQLIIPNYPPSPQTGSPLSSHHNSRHNSFALTSDQSQRPNLDTILNNARLKLHKESLRHRMSIDAGLNSPDLISSSKLAYSRISTDPESSTRAHSEDETHSERADHSSSENHSHSNEHQCTEADQDDSSNLNVRAAIIHVIGDFIQSIGVLVAAIVIKFAPHLKLFDPICTFVFSLIVLVTTVRIFRDSMRILVDAVPVDISLERLSSELSYIEGVKTVHDLRVWSVSTSWNVMTVHLMIDPLANASEILASADHIARNDFRIKHSTVQIEKMHF; encoded by the exons ATGACCACCTACATTGAAGTGAACATACACTCGGAACCGGAAGATGATGATCACGATATGACGGATCTCGAGCTGCAGCAGTATACCAGCCGGCAGCATCTGCTACAAAGCATCACAAGC CTTTCCAATCCTGCCTGCCTTTTCACAACTGCATCGTCCAAATCGTCCACCGAAACATATGGCAAGGCGGAGAAACGGAAGCTCATGTGGGCCACATTGTTTACGGTAGTGTTTATG ACGGCAGAATTTGTCGGAGGTTATCTGTCCGGTAGCTTAGCGATCATGACGGATGCTGCTCACCTGCTTTCGGATTGTATTAGCTTCGTGATAGCGATCATCTCGATCTGGATGTCCAACCGACCGGCGGATGCGCGGATGTCTTTTGGCTACCGGCGAGTGGAGGTCCTCGGAGCATTACTATCAATCTTTGGTATCTGGGCATTGACGGCCGTGCTAGTGGTAATGTCCGCCAATCGATTGATCGAAGGTAACTACGAGATTGATGCTGATACGATGATCATTGTGGCAATACTGGGCGTTGTAATGAATATAGC AACGGCCTTTATTCTTCACGGATCATGCAGCGTTGTTGCTCACGGCCACAGCCATGGGCATGGGCATAGTCACGGGCACGGACATTCGCATGGCCACTCACACGGGCACAGTCACATTTCCCGGGCGCGTTCAAAAACTCCTCAGCTCACAATGGCCCGACTATCACTGTCGCGTTCCTGTTCACCGCTGCCCCGAATGCTTCGCACCCAGTCCTGCGATGAGAAAAAGTGTGAAAAGCTGGAGCAACTCATCATTCCCAACTATCCGCCCAGCCCACAGACGGGCAGTCCACTTTCATCGCATCACAACAGTCGGCACAATTCGTTCGCATTAACCAGTGATCAAAGTCAGCGCCCTAATCTGGACACAATACTCAACAATGCGCGGCTCAAGCTGCACAAGGAAAGCCTACGCCATCGGATGAGCATTGATGCGGGGTTAAATTCGCCAGATCTAATAAGCTCGAGCAAGCTGGCATACTCTCGCATTAGCACCGATCCGGAATCGTCCACCCGAGCGCATAGTGAAGATGAGACACACAGTGAACGAGCGGATCATTCTTCCTCGGAGAACCATTCTCATTCTAATGAGCACCAGTGCACGGAAGCGGATCAGGATGATAGCAGTAATCTTAATGTCCGTGCCGCCATTATTCATGTGATCGGTGACTTTATACAAAGCATCGGTGTGTTGGTAGCTGCAATAGTTATCAAATTTGCG CCCCATTTGAAGCTGTTCGATCCGATCTGTACGTTCGTGTTTTCCTTGATCGTGCTGGTAACGACGGTACGGATCTTCCGCGATTCGATGCGCATTCTTGTGGACGCTGTACCGGTCGACATCTCGCTGGAACGACTCTCCTCCGAGCTGTCGTACATTGAAGGTGTTAAAACGGTGCACGATCTGCGAGTGTGGAGCGTTTCAACTAGCTGGAACGTGATGACTGTGCATCTCATGATCG ATCCGTTAGCGAACGCTTCGGAAATTCTTGCCTCAGCAGACCACATCGCACGGAACGACTTCCGCATCAAGCACAGTACGGTACAGATCGAGAAGATGCACTTCTGA